One part of the Anopheles merus strain MAF chromosome 3L, AmerM5.1, whole genome shotgun sequence genome encodes these proteins:
- the LOC121600626 gene encoding protein mini spindles isoform X3, which translates to MEEDTEYKKLPIDERCVHKLWKARVDGYEEAAKLFRTIDDEKSPEWNKYLGLIKKFVVDSNAVAQEKGLETALVFVENSGNAGKTVGEVMGGIVAKCIGAPKTKTKELAVQVTLMYVEIERQETVLEELLKGTEQKNPKIVAACVSAITLALREFGNKVINIKPIVKRLPALLSDRDKTVRDESKALTVEIYRWIGAAFKSQIASLPAVLLAELEAEFEKIGSEKATPVRYLRSQQEKQQQIAASVAEGAEGEDDGDGGDGGDAGDEIDPMDLIDPVDILSKLPKDFYDKLEAKKWQERKESLEALETLLQNPKLQPGDYGDVVRALKKVITKDTNVVLVALGGKCMAMLAKGLAKRFNTYAGACVPAILEKFKEKKTNVVTALRDAIDAIYPSTTMEAILEDVLEALGNKNPSVKMETASFLARSLTKTLPAALTKKILKPLIAALLKTLNEPDPGVRDAAADAIGTAMKLVGDKTIGPYLTEVDALKMVKIKECCERAVIAVKIPAARKERPATAPAKAVSVVKKAPSETKVGAGGGGGGAATLQRPATATVVKKVVSGGGLKKSATGGSIGGGRGAAGGGGAKASAAPPNTEKDLSQEEIDERASELLPPDALAGLGDANWKTRLSAVESFAAAVPGLEAKPGLSQVLLRSLAKKPGLKDTNFQVLKARLDTARTIVERYGITTTTADYLLTDATEKLGDAKNGSSAAALLTAIAEGGARLDYTVQRAMEFAFEQQKSPKVQQEVLLWVATALREFGFQVEAKGLLESARKAVQSSNAAVRTAGIGLLGAMYLFMGQPLTMFFDSEKPALKQQIMAEFERCAGQKPPAPVRGAGAKAGAAGGGEDEDEEGGEGGADDEPAPMVNVNDLLPRIDISGQITEALLAELSDKNWKTRNEGLVRLQTIIAEAKLIKSTLGDLPQVLAQRLVDSNAKIAQTSVEICQQLAIAMGPPCRQYVRAFFPGFLKGLGDGKAFIRTACLTCINTWGEQAGYKDFFDGEMIADALKTGSPALRTELYGWLAEKLPGLPAKSIPKDELVAILPHLYTHITDRSADVRKNANEAVLGVMIHLGYDAMVKALDKQKPISKKDIQAALDKARPNLPVKVLPPPKAAPPPEESNVGSKLKLKAPKSAGAGGAAGRAGAGSAGSDKSGGGGGGAGAGSAGGSGGSSSSRKKEEDADSLAPLLAVNGLKKQRLVDEQKLKVLKWTFTTPREEFYELLKEQMQTANVNKALMVNMFHDDFRYHLKVIDALMEDLATNEEALICNLDLVMKWLSLRFYDTNPSVLLKGLEYLNQVFQRLVDRQYMLADIEGSSFVPHLLIKIGDPKDVVRNGVRSLLRQICLLYPFAKVFVFIMDALKSKNARQRAECLDELGYLIETYGLTVCQPSQPVALKEIARHISDRDNAVRNAALNAVVQAYFLAGEKIYKLIGQLSDKDLSMLDERIKRSKKASVLPAKKLPVLAAAGGPNLNETTLVAKESIVPAAVQELLPHSGAGGDVGAADDAMEDDDTMVPPHADAVVVPMKMIVPEPPQPRVLKGPFKLDENVIADIERNWVKADDLGKTVLNPLDDSFIYDELTVIAANGVSYPADRFRQLTQRNLLAGTGGGGPGESPVHQQHHQPYTSAAVSSIRPSLDGSGMLSKPKPTPPVVGPSLTDALPKLDQNLVRIIRGIANTDSFAAHAALNELNDILQSPEKQAVLRGYEEMYIQSVLQQFKNIQQKPIAESMNIYQPLLHSIFMFFASKSLGKHLTIVSIKNIIAVLLGLMADNRLVTGTDDAQFVKVVNGICLKILDRTNFTYMNCALIRLLKESCQTSCLPKFTDLQMKCIWRNVKVIPDRLAELDYEAVLLEVHDFMLTLPSTWWQTRPSDMPLRTVKTIIHNMTKIKGNAILQHLNTIPTRSELHSYVLRILKNINKDATTATAAAGSLGVGGDGGGEGGGAPSLRPSTTGLLATAQHNAMNSDNNNHGAGRTGMMIGGGDGDGSNSVVGSEYQKYIAVNASVENGPDAAPQNKQNPEFWIDRLNHLLLLIAFMCFLIVLSTLTRTWLRELE; encoded by the exons ATGGAGGAGGACACGGAGTACAAGAAGCTGCCGATCGACGAGCGGTGCGTGCACAAGCTGTGGAAGGCGCGCGTCGACGGGTACGAGGAGGCGGCGAAGCTGTTCCGCACGATCGACGACGAGAAGTCGCCCGAGTGGAATAAGTACCTCGGGCTGATCAAGAAGTTCGTCGTCGACAGCAATGCGGTCGCGCAGGAGAAGGGCCTCGAGACAGCACTGGTGTTCGTGGAGAACAGCGGCAACGCGGGCAAAACGGTCGGCGAGGTGATGGGCGGCATCGTGGCGAAGTGTATCGGGGCGCCCAAAACCAAGACGAAGGAGCTGGCGGTACAGGTCACGCTGATGTACGTGGAGATCGAGCGGCAGGAGACGGtgctggaggagctgctgAAGGGCACGGAGCAGAAGAATCCCAAAATAGTAGCGGCGTGCGTGAGCGCGATCACGCTGGCGCTGCGCGAGTTCGGCAACAAGGTGATCAACATCAAGCCGATCGTGAAGCGGCTGCCCGCGCTGCTGAGCGACCGCGACAAGACGGTGCGCGACGAGTCGAAGGCGCTCACGGTCGAGATTTACCGGTGGATTGGGGCGGCGTTCAAGTCGCAGATAGCGTCCCTGCCGGCCGTCCTGCTGGCCGAGCTGGAGGCGGAGTTCGAGAAGATCGGCAGCGAAAAGGCGACGCCGGTGCGGTACCTGCGCTCGCAGCAGGAAAAGCAGCAACAGATTGCCGCCTCCGTGGCGGAGGGCGCAGAAGGCGAGGACGATGGGGATGGGGGGGACGGGGGCGATGCGGGGGATGAGATCGATCCGATGGATCTGATCGATCCGGTCGACATCCTGTCGAAGCTGCCGAAGGACTTTTACGACAAGCTGGAGGCGAAGAAGTGGCAGGAGCGGAAGGAGTCGCTCGAGGCGCTGGAAACGCTGCTGCAGAACCCGAAGCTACAGCCCGGCGACTATGGGGATGTGGTGCGGGCGCTCAAAAAGGTGATTACGAAGGACACGAACGTGGTGCTGGTGGCGCTGGGCGGCAAATGTATGGCCATGCTGGCGAAAGGATTGGCCAAGCGGTTCAACACGTACGCTGGG GCCTGCGTTCCGGCGATACTGGAAAAGTTTAAGGAGAAGAAAACGAACGTGGTCACAGCGCTGCGCGATGCGATCGACGCGATCTATCCCTCCACCACGATGGAAGCGATCCTGGAGGATGTGCTGGAGGCGCTCGGCAACAAGAACCCCAGCGTCAAGATGGAAACGGCCTCCTTCCTTGCCCGCTCGCTCACCAAAACGCTGCCGGCGGCGCTGACGAAGAAGATCCTCAAACCGCTGATAGCGGCGCTGCTGAAAACGCTGAACGAGCCCGACCCGGGCGTGCGAGACGCGGCGGCCGACGCGATCGGCACCGCCATGAAGCTGGTGGGCGACAAAACGATCGGCCCGTACCTGACCGAGGTGGACGCGCTGAAGATGGTCAAGATCAAGGAGTGCTGCGAGCGGGCGGTCATTGCCGTGAAGATACCGGCGGCGCGCAAGGAACGCCCTGCGACGGCACCGGCCAAAGCCGTGTCGGTAGTTAAAAAAGCGCCCTCGGAGACGAAGGTGGGGGCAGGCGGCGGTGGAGGAGGAGCGGCCACACTGCAGCGCCCCGCAACGGCCACTGTCGTGAAGAAGGTGGTTTCGGGCGGTGGACTGAAGAAAAGCGCTACGGGTGGTTCGATTGGTGGCGGCAGGGGggctgccggtggtggtggcgcgaAGGCTTCGGCGGCACCGCCCAACACGGAAAAGGACCTGTCGCAGGAGGAGATCGATGAGCGGGCGAGTGAACTGCTGCCGCCCGATGCACTGGCCGGACTCGGCGATGCCAACTGGAAGACGCGGCTGAGCGCGGTGGAATCGTTCGCGGCAGCCGTTCCCGGTCTGGAGGCAAAGCCAGGCCTGTCGCAGGTGTTGCTTCGCTCGCTGGCCAAAAAGCCGGGGCTGAAGGATACCAACTTCCAGGTGCTGAAGGCCCGGCTCGATACGGCCCGAACGATCGTAGAGCGGTACGGCATAACGACGACCACGGCCGACTACCTGCTGACGGACGCGACGGAGAAGCTGGGCGACGCGAAAAATGGGTCCAGTGCGGCGGCACTGCTCACGGCGATAGCGGAGGGTGGCGCCCGGCTCGACTACACCGTCCAGCGGGCGATGGAGTTCGCCTTCGAACAGCAAAAGTCCCCGAAAGTGCAGCAGGAGGTGCTGCTCTGGGTCGCGACGGCACTGCGCGAGTTCGGCTTTCAGGTCGAGGCGAAGGGGCTGCTGGAGAGCGCGCGCAAGGCGGTGCAGAGCAGCAATGCGGCGGTGCGCACCGCCGGCATCGGGCTGCTCGGCGCGATGTACCTGTTCATGGGCCAACCGCTGACGATGTTCTTCGACAGCGAGAAGCCGGCGCTGAAGCAGCAGATTATGGCGGAGTTTGAGCGTTGCGCGGGGCAGAAGCCGCCGGCACCGGTGCGCGGCGCTGGCGCAAAGGCGGGAGCCGCCGGCGGTGGCGAAGATGAGGATGAGGAGGGTGGCGAGGGAGGCGCAGACGATGAGCCGGCGCCGATGGTGAACGTGAACGATCTGCTGCCGCGCATCGACATTTCGGGCCAAATCACGGAAGCGCTGCTGGCGGAACTGTCGGACAAGAACTGGAAAACGCGCAACGAAGGGCTGGTGCGGCTGCAAACGATCATTGCCGAGGCGAAGCTGATCAAATCGACGCTCGGGGATTTGCCGCAAGTGCTCGCCCAGCGGCTCGTCGACAGCAATGCAAAGATTGCGCAAACGTCGGTCGAAATCTGTCAGCAGCTGGCGATTGCGATGGGTCCACCGTGCCGGCAGTACGTGCGGGCGTTCTTCCCCGGCTTTCTGAAGGGGCTGGGCGACGGAAAGGCGTTTATCCGTACCGCCTGCCTAACGTGCATCAACACGTGGGGCGAGCAGGCCGGCTATAAGGACTTTTTCGACGGCGAGATGATCGCGGACGCGCTGAAAACGGGCAGCCCGGCCCTGCGCACCGAGCTGTACGGGTGGCTGGCGGAGAAGCTGCCCGGCCTGCCGGCGAAGAGCATCCCGAAGGACGAGCTGGTGGCGATCCTGCCCCACCTGTACACGCACATCACCGACCGCAGCGCGGACGTGCGCAAGAACGCGAACGAGGCCGTGCTGGGCGTGATGATTCACCTCGGGTACGACGCGATGGTGAAGGCGCTGGACAAGCAGAAGCCGATCTCGAAGAAGGACATCCAGGCGGCGCTCGACAAGGCGCGGCCGAATCTGCCGGTTAAGGTGCTGCCACCGCCGAAAGCGGCGCCCCCGCCGGAGGAGAGCAACGTCGGCAGCAAGCTGAAGCTGAAAGCGCCCAAGTCTGCCGGTGCGGGTGGGGCGGCAGGCCGGGCAGGTGCGGGATCGGCCGGATCGGACAAATCGGGTgggggcggtggtggtgccggtgcGGGCAGTGCTGGTGGTAGCGGTGGAAGCAGCTCCTCCCGCAAAAAGGAGGAAGATGCCGACTCGCTGGCCCCGCTGCTGGCGGTGAACGGGCTGAAGAAGCAGCGCCTGGTGGACGAGCAGAAGCTGAAGGTGCTGAAGTGGACGTTCACCACGCCGCGGGAAGAGTTCTACGAGCTGCTGAAGGAGCAGATGCAGACGGCGAACGTGAACAAGGCGCTGATGGTGAACATGTTCCACGACGACTTCCGCTACCATCTGAAGGTGATCGATGCGCTGATGGAGGATTTGGCCACCAACGAGGAGGCGCTGATCTGCAACCTGGACCTCGTGATGAAGTGGCTGTCGCTGCGCTTCTACGACACCAACCCGTCGGTGCTGCTCAAGGGCCTCGAGTATCTGAACCAGGTGTTCCAGCGGCTGGTCGACCGGCAGTACATGCTGGCCGACATCGAGGGCAGCTCGTTCGTGCCGCACCTGCTGATCAAGATCGGCGATCCGAAGGACGTCGTGCGGAACGGGGTGCGCTCCCTGCTGCGCCAGATCTGCCTGCTCTACCCGTTCGCGAAGGTGTTCGTCTTCATTATGGATGCGCTCAAGAGTAAGAACGCGCGCCAGCGGGCGGAGTGTTTGGACGAGCTGGGCTACCTGATCGAAACGTACGGGCTGACCGTTTGCCAGCCGTCGCAGCCGGTTGCGCTGAAGGAGATCGCGCGCCACATTTCCGACCGTGACAATGCGGTACGCAACGCGGCGCTGAATGCGGTCGTGCAGGCGTACTTTTTGGCGGGCGAGAAGATCTACAAGCTGATCGGGCAGCTGTCGGACAAGGACCTGTCGATGCTGGACGAGCGCATCAAGCGCTCGAAGAAGGCGTCGGTACTGCCGGCAAAGAAGCTGCCCGTGCTGGCGGCGGCGGGCGGGCCGAATCTCAACGAAACGACGCTGGTGGCGAAGGAAAGCATTGTGCCGGCGGCGGTGCAGGAGCTGCTACCCCACTCCGGCGCTGGTGGCGATGTTGGAGCAGCGGATGATGCGATGGAAGACGACGATACGATGGTGCCACCGCACGCGGATGCGGTCGTCGTGCCGATGAA AATGATTGTGCCAGAGCCGCCCCAGCCGCGGGTGTTAAAGGGTCCGTTCAAGCTGGACGAAAACGTGATAGCGGATATCGAGCGGAACTGGGTGAAGGCGGATGATCTCGGCAAAACCGTCCTCAACCCGCTGGATGATTCCTTCATCTACGACGAGCTGACCGTGATCGCGGCGAACGGCGTATCGTACCCGGCGGACCGATTCCGGCAGCTCACCCAGCGTAACCTGCTCGCGGgcaccggcggcggcgggcCGGGTGAATCACccgtccaccagcagcaccatcagccGTACACGAGCGCCGCAGTGTCCAGCATTCGGCCGTCGCTCGACGGTAGCGGCATGCTTTCGAAACCAAAACCTACGCCTCCCGTCGTCGGACCAAG TTTGACCGATGCGCTGCCGAAGCTGGATCAGAACTTGGTGCGCATCATCCGGGGCATCGCCAACACGGACAGCTTCGCCGCCCATGCCGCCTTAAACGAGCTCAACGATATACTCCAATCGCCGGAAAAGCAGGCCGTCCTGCGCGGCTACGAGGAAATGTACATACAGAGCGTACTGCAGCAGTTTAAG AACATCCAGCAGAAACCGATCGCCGAATCGATGAACATCTACCAGCCGCTGCTGCATAgtattttcatgtttttcgCCTCCAAATCGCTCGGCAAGCATCTGACGATCGTGTCAATCAAGAACATCATCGCCGTGCTGCTGGGCCTAATGGCGGACAATCGGCTGGTGACCGGCACGGACGACGCCCAGTTCGTGAAGGTGGTGAACGGCATCTGTCTGAAGATACTGGATCGCACCAACTTCACGTACATGAACTGTGCGCTGATCCGGCTGCTGAAGGAGTCCTGCCAAACGAGCTGCCTGCCAAAGTTTACCGACCTGCAGATGAAGTGCATCTGGCGCAACGTGAAGGTCATCCCGGACCGGTTGGCCGAGCTGGATTACGAGGCGGTCCTgctggaggtgcacgactttATGCTGACCCTGCCGTCGACCTGGTGGCAGACGCGCCCGTCCGATATGCCGCTGCGCACGGTCAAAACCATCATCCACAATATGACGAAAATCAAGGGCAACGCGATACTGCAGCATTTGAACACGATCCCGACCCGGTCGGAGCTGCACTCGTACGTGCTGCGCATACTGAAGAACATCAACAAGGATGCGACGACGGCGACAGCGGCGGCCGGTTCGTTGGGCGTTGGCGGTGATGGTGGCGGTGAGGGAGGAGGTGCACCTTCGTTGCGACCGAGCACGACCGGGCTGCTGGCGACCGCACAGCACAACGCGATGAACAGTGACAATAACAATCACGGAGCGGGCCGCACCGGCATGATGATTGGTGGTGGCGATGGGGATGGAAGTAACTCGGTGGTGGGTTCGGAGTACCAGAAGTATATTGCGGTGAATGCGAGCGTCGAAAATGGTCCCGATG CTGccccacaaaacaaacaaaatcccGAGTTTTGGATCGATCGACTGAACCACCTGCTG ctgctCATTGCATTCATGTGCTTTTTGATTGTGCTTTCAACCCTCACCAGAACGTGGCTCCGCGAGCTGGAGTGA